From Thermoanaerobaculia bacterium, the proteins below share one genomic window:
- the nusA gene encoding transcription termination factor NusA: MTNDLASVIRQVSREKDIDPEKMFGALEEAMASAARRFYKVKEIVAKIDRETGSMSAYTPRKVVDVMPEVPEEPVEPLPEGVEPPPDPATLVLLDDAKAIVREAGAGGNVRVFRPGTDGAEPYEVEEPELGDELRIYRSTEGLGRIAAQNAKQVLYQKVREAERERIYNEYIPKVGELINGTVKRFERGDIVVDLGRLEAAIPRDQQSRAERYGQGERVRAVIADVHKNPKGPQIILSRTDPRLLIRLFEMEVPEIYDGTVVIKGAVRQPGERAKVAVLSRERDVDPVGACVGMRGSRVQAIMRELHGEKIDVIQYSDDLITFAQNALSPAKITRVSPIHHEEGPLTLDCVVEDEQLSLAIGKKGQNVRLASALIGAKIEIKSEAEVKGEVAEALGRMLRASQRQQTPVGSVPGIDEETAAALEQAGVANLDQLLSQTVEALAPVADMGEDRAREILEAAQEFDNPTPEEPEEGAEGAADGSVLEEPAIEEKG, encoded by the coding sequence ATGACGAACGATCTGGCATCGGTGATTCGGCAGGTCTCCCGCGAGAAGGACATCGATCCCGAGAAGATGTTCGGCGCCCTCGAAGAGGCCATGGCGTCGGCCGCCCGGCGCTTCTACAAGGTGAAGGAAATCGTCGCGAAGATCGACCGGGAGACCGGATCGATGTCCGCTTACACACCGCGGAAGGTCGTCGACGTGATGCCGGAGGTCCCCGAGGAGCCCGTCGAGCCGCTTCCGGAGGGAGTCGAGCCGCCCCCCGATCCGGCCACCCTCGTGCTGCTCGACGACGCGAAGGCGATCGTCCGCGAGGCGGGCGCGGGCGGGAACGTGCGCGTCTTCCGGCCCGGCACGGACGGGGCGGAGCCGTACGAGGTCGAGGAACCGGAGCTCGGCGACGAACTGCGCATCTACCGGTCGACCGAGGGCCTCGGCCGCATCGCCGCCCAGAACGCGAAGCAGGTTCTCTACCAGAAGGTCCGCGAGGCCGAGCGCGAGCGGATCTACAACGAGTACATCCCCAAGGTGGGCGAGCTGATCAACGGCACGGTGAAGCGGTTCGAGCGCGGCGACATCGTCGTCGACCTCGGACGGCTCGAAGCGGCGATCCCGCGCGACCAGCAGTCTCGCGCCGAGCGTTACGGGCAGGGAGAGCGCGTCCGCGCGGTCATCGCCGACGTGCACAAGAACCCGAAGGGCCCCCAGATCATCCTCTCGCGCACCGACCCGCGCCTCCTCATCCGGCTCTTCGAGATGGAAGTGCCCGAGATCTACGACGGCACGGTCGTGATCAAGGGCGCCGTCCGCCAGCCGGGCGAGCGCGCGAAGGTCGCCGTCCTCTCGCGCGAGCGCGACGTCGATCCGGTCGGCGCGTGCGTCGGCATGCGCGGAAGCCGCGTGCAGGCGATCATGCGCGAGCTCCACGGGGAGAAGATCGACGTCATCCAGTACAGCGACGACCTCATCACGTTCGCGCAGAACGCGCTCTCCCCCGCCAAGATCACGCGCGTGTCGCCGATCCACCACGAGGAAGGCCCGCTCACGCTCGACTGCGTCGTCGAGGACGAGCAGCTCTCGCTCGCGATCGGGAAGAAGGGGCAGAACGTCCGTCTCGCCTCGGCGCTGATCGGCGCGAAGATCGAGATCAAGAGCGAGGCGGAGGTCAAGGGCGAGGTCGCGGAGGCGCTCGGCCGGATGCTCCGCGCGTCGCAGCGCCAGCAGACGCCGGTCGGGAGCGTCCCGGGGATCGACGAGGAGACCGCGGCCGCGCTCGAGCAGGCGGGGGTCGCCAATCTCGACCAGCTCCTGTCGCAGACGGTGGAGGCCCTCGCTCCCGTGGCCGACATGGGAGAGGACCGCGCCCGGGAGATCCTGGAGGCGGCGCAGGAGTTCGACAATCCCACGCCCGAGGAGCCCGAAGAAGGGGCCGAAGGCGCGGCCGACGGATCGGTTCTCGAGGAGCCGGCAATCGAAGAAAAGGGATAA